In the Leguminivora glycinivorella isolate SPB_JAAS2020 chromosome 14, LegGlyc_1.1, whole genome shotgun sequence genome, one interval contains:
- the LOC125233348 gene encoding GSK3-beta interaction protein-like isoform X3, which produces MEDKVLTEETWPQEAEAAINDIRKHVKSANVSTQLKNDNQRIYINLTTLENSDYCVEMSAAGFRVVGRTYDDTTLAIIENMNYETPYALLNSISQKYRESFGGELMNKLLDLAKKET; this is translated from the coding sequence ATGGAAGACAAAGTTCTTACAGAAGAAACATGGCCACAAGAAGCCGAGGCGGCGATCAACGATATACGCAAACACGTGAAATCTGCCAACGTATCGACGCAGCTGAAGAACGATAACCAGCGGATCTACATCAACCTGACGACGCTGGAGAACTCAGACTATTGCGTGGAGATGTCCGCGGCTGGGTTCCGCGTCGTGGGCCGCACCTATGACGATACCACCCTCGCCATCATCGAGAACATGAATTACGAGACCCCCTACGCTTTGCTCAACAGCATCAGCCAGAAATACAGGGAGTCGTTTGGCGGTGAGTTGATGAACAAGCTACTCGATCTCGCTAAAAAGGAGACTTGA
- the LOC125233348 gene encoding uncharacterized protein LOC125233348 isoform X2 yields the protein MFTYNSTSRHAWDACAFIHSRESCPGVYKQTRGAHYIHIHTIVISCLTFQAFLVLVRRSARTVEVPTAIFMGCFVWLTRCAKNDTMEDKVLTEETWPQEAEAAINDIRKHVKSANVSTQLKNDNQRIYINLTTLENSDYCVEMSAAGFRVVGRTYDDTTLAIIENMNYETPYALLNSISQKYRESFGGELMNKLLDLAKKET from the exons ATGTTCACGTACAATTCCACGAGTAGGCATGCATGGGACGCGTGTGCTTTCATTCATAGTCGCGAATCATGCCCTGGCGTATACAAACAAACGCGTGGGGCAcactacatacatatacatacaattgTAATTAGCTGTCTAACATTTCAAGCATTCTTAGTTCTCGTCAGGCGCTCGGCACGGACGGTTGAAGTACCAACAGCAATATTTATGGGTTGTTTTGTGTGGCTTACTCGCTGCGCCAAGAATGA TACAATGGAAGACAAAGTTCTTACAGAAGAAACATGGCCACAAGAAGCCGAGGCGGCGATCAACGATATACGCAAACACGTGAAATCTGCCAACGTATCGACGCAGCTGAAGAACGATAACCAGCGGATCTACATCAACCTGACGACGCTGGAGAACTCAGACTATTGCGTGGAGATGTCCGCGGCTGGGTTCCGCGTCGTGGGCCGCACCTATGACGATACCACCCTCGCCATCATCGAGAACATGAATTACGAGACCCCCTACGCTTTGCTCAACAGCATCAGCCAGAAATACAGGGAGTCGTTTGGCGGTGAGTTGATGAACAAGCTACTCGATCTCGCTAAAAAGGAGACTTGA
- the LOC125233348 gene encoding uncharacterized protein LOC125233348 isoform X1, with the protein MFTYNSTSRHAWDACAFIHSRESCPGVYKQTRGAHYIHIHTIVISCLTFQAFLVLVRRSARTVEVPTAIFMGCFVWLTRCAKNESVFSHYNSNPKITMEDKVLTEETWPQEAEAAINDIRKHVKSANVSTQLKNDNQRIYINLTTLENSDYCVEMSAAGFRVVGRTYDDTTLAIIENMNYETPYALLNSISQKYRESFGGELMNKLLDLAKKET; encoded by the exons ATGTTCACGTACAATTCCACGAGTAGGCATGCATGGGACGCGTGTGCTTTCATTCATAGTCGCGAATCATGCCCTGGCGTATACAAACAAACGCGTGGGGCAcactacatacatatacatacaattgTAATTAGCTGTCTAACATTTCAAGCATTCTTAGTTCTCGTCAGGCGCTCGGCACGGACGGTTGAAGTACCAACAGCAATATTTATGGGTTGTTTTGTGTGGCTTACTCGCTGCGCCAAGAATGAGTCAGTATTCTCACATTACAACTCGAACCCAAAAAT TACAATGGAAGACAAAGTTCTTACAGAAGAAACATGGCCACAAGAAGCCGAGGCGGCGATCAACGATATACGCAAACACGTGAAATCTGCCAACGTATCGACGCAGCTGAAGAACGATAACCAGCGGATCTACATCAACCTGACGACGCTGGAGAACTCAGACTATTGCGTGGAGATGTCCGCGGCTGGGTTCCGCGTCGTGGGCCGCACCTATGACGATACCACCCTCGCCATCATCGAGAACATGAATTACGAGACCCCCTACGCTTTGCTCAACAGCATCAGCCAGAAATACAGGGAGTCGTTTGGCGGTGAGTTGATGAACAAGCTACTCGATCTCGCTAAAAAGGAGACTTGA